Proteins from a single region of Halorubrum sp. 2020YC2:
- the eda gene encoding bifunctional 4-hydroxy-2-oxoglutarate aldolase/2-dehydro-3-deoxy-phosphogluconate aldolase produces MNETLSRLVDSGVVAVLRGVPADRLIEIAEALREGGVTAVEITADTPNVADLIDEVAGSFDDEVVVGTGTVLDSETARTTLMAGAEFVVSPSLHEDVIETCNRYGAVSAPGVMTPTEAVRGYEAGADFVKVFPAETVGADHLGAMKGPLGQIPMMPTGGVSPDNAADYVDAGAFAVGAGGALVDYDAAERGDYEVITETAREFTRVVEEARADG; encoded by the coding sequence ATGAACGAGACGCTCTCACGGCTCGTCGACAGCGGCGTCGTCGCGGTGCTGCGCGGGGTGCCCGCCGACCGGCTCATCGAGATAGCGGAGGCGCTGCGCGAGGGCGGCGTCACCGCCGTCGAGATCACCGCCGACACCCCGAACGTCGCGGACCTCATCGACGAGGTCGCCGGCTCGTTCGACGACGAGGTCGTCGTCGGCACGGGGACGGTCCTCGACAGCGAGACGGCGCGGACCACGCTGATGGCGGGCGCGGAGTTCGTCGTTTCCCCGAGCCTCCACGAGGACGTCATCGAGACGTGCAACCGCTACGGCGCCGTCAGCGCGCCGGGCGTGATGACCCCGACCGAGGCGGTGCGCGGCTACGAGGCCGGCGCCGACTTCGTGAAGGTGTTCCCCGCCGAGACCGTTGGCGCGGACCACCTCGGGGCCATGAAGGGCCCGCTCGGGCAGATCCCGATGATGCCGACCGGCGGCGTCAGCCCCGACAACGCCGCTGACTACGTCGACGCGGGCGCGTTCGCGGTCGGCGCCGGCGGCGCGCTCGTCGACTACGACGCCGCCGAGCGCGGCGACTACGAGGTCATCACCGAGACCGCCCGCGAGTTCACGCGGGTCGTCGAGGAGGCGCGGGCGGACGGCTGA
- a CDS encoding PPC domain-containing DNA-binding protein: MYHREVEPTAEYVARFETGADWREEIESLAREEDVEAGWFTALGAVQDADVWFYDQEETEYRSVTFDEPLEVAACVGNVSLLEGDVFAHTHVVLSRPSGQALAGHLDSGTVWAGECHLRAFAEPLERSHDEATDLDLWL; the protein is encoded by the coding sequence ATGTACCATCGCGAGGTCGAACCCACGGCGGAGTACGTCGCGCGGTTCGAGACGGGCGCCGACTGGCGCGAGGAGATAGAGAGTCTCGCCCGCGAGGAGGACGTCGAGGCCGGTTGGTTCACGGCGCTCGGCGCGGTCCAGGACGCGGACGTCTGGTTCTACGACCAAGAGGAGACCGAGTACCGCTCGGTCACGTTCGACGAGCCGCTAGAAGTAGCCGCCTGCGTGGGCAACGTCTCGCTGTTGGAAGGGGACGTGTTCGCGCACACCCACGTCGTGCTCTCGCGGCCGAGCGGGCAGGCGCTCGCGGGCCACCTCGACTCGGGGACGGTCTGGGCCGGCGAGTGCCACCTGCGCGCGTTCGCGGAGCCGCTGGAGCGCTCGCACGACGAGGCGACGGATCTCGACCTGTGGCTGTGA
- the polC gene encoding DNA polymerase II large subunit, with protein sequence MRPDDERYFARIEERLDEAWDVAETAKKQGHDPEPEIEIPVARDMADRVENILGIDGVAERVRDLEGEMSREEAALELVTDFVDGNVGDYDSREGKIEGAVRTAVALLTEGVVAAPIEGIDRVELLENDDGTEFVNVYYAGPIRSAGGTAQALSVLVADYARSLLDVDEYKPRDVEVERYAEEIALYDKETGLQYTPKDKESKFIAKHIPVMLDGEATSDEEVSGFRDLERVDTNSARGGMCLVAAEGIALKAPKIQRYTRDLDEVDWPWLQDLIDGTIGKDGAGDGDAADDGDADDGAEGGDGDKSDADAADGEAPADDGPTGDDADGPLRADPSQKFLRDLIAGRPVFTHPSEAGGFRLRYGRARNHGFATGGVHPATMHIVDDFLAAGTQIKTERPGKAHGVVPVDSIEGPTVRLANGEVRRIDDPEEAKEVRNGIEKVLDLGEYLVNYGEFVENNHPLAPASYAPEWWVQEFEAAGADVQAMGDDPHVDLEHPDVDEALAWAREYDCPLHPEYTYLWHDVSVEAFEALADAAAAGEVVEGVLAVEHTDAVRDALESLLIEHAATPDALRIPTWRPLARSVGVDDGLRKGWGSDDLSTAAREYADGENAIRAVNEVAPFEVRERAPTRIGNRMGRPEKSESRDLSPAVHTLFPINEAGGPQRDVAEAANEMDDTGHRGRHELEVSDRVCPDCGEHTYAARCPDCETHTEPHYECNDCGTVCEPDEAGRVECPNCEWEVTAASYQEVDVNDAYRSALEAVGERESAFEILKGVQGLTSRNKTPEPIEKGVLRAKNGVTSFKDGTVRYDMTDLPVTAVKPEELDVTADHFRELGYETDIDGEPLRHDDQVIELRVQDIVLSDGAAEHMLKTADFVDDLLEQFYGLDRFYEVNERDDLVGELVFGMAPHTSAATVGRVVGFTSAAVGYAHPYFHAAKRRNCFHPETKIWYEDETGSLRYDEIDDFVETYLDQSDVEFDDFGTAIGELEGVDGELSVPSLTADGEQVSRPIEAVSKHPAPDHMVEIQTRSGRSLTITPDHEVHIYNSEQDELVTKAARELSDTDRLVTPHSIEANVQYETKQFDLLKEFISVDEVPNDRLMVKGLQKERLYDLFESTFADAWDGPFYPLQSMTKIFETNKKTLSNYLYRESFPVAYLQQCFDSVDGLLEFVPDDASLGIKRDRTEIDRFLKINESVATLLGYYAAEGFTREQQTPKGIIHQTTICGTETEARQFFLDTLVEEFGVDPYEENHAKVTVSGRLIRILFDTVLDAGISADTKRVPSPIFDASDEITSAYLSGYFSGDGSVESNGIGVRATTISTELKTDLIALLTRIGIKARVREPDRTLLRDRFPEFYDDDDETLMAQSYEITVSSVDAVRFSEQVDIHLTRKQTQLENSISNYNTQGSRVFDGGSDVFHLDEISQIELIESECQHVYCLSVEGTHSLISNDISSKQCDGDEDCVMLLMDGLLNFSKEFLPDQRGGRMDAPLVMSSRIDPSEIDDEAHNVDIVREYPLELYEASRELADPEEVEDLIQIGEDTLGTDGEYHGFDHTHDTTDIAMGPDLSAYKTLGDMMEKMDAQLELARKLRAVDETDVAERVIEYHFLPDIIGNLRAFSRQETRCLDCGEKYRRMPLTGECRECGGRVNLTVHEGSVSKYVDTAIEVAERFDCRPYTKQRLKVLEQSLESIFEDDTNKQSGIADFM encoded by the coding sequence ATGAGACCGGACGACGAGCGCTACTTCGCGCGGATCGAGGAGCGGCTCGACGAGGCGTGGGACGTCGCGGAGACGGCCAAAAAGCAGGGCCACGACCCGGAGCCGGAGATCGAGATCCCGGTCGCCCGCGACATGGCCGACCGCGTCGAGAACATCCTCGGCATCGACGGCGTCGCGGAGCGCGTCCGCGACCTAGAAGGAGAGATGTCCCGCGAGGAGGCGGCCCTGGAACTGGTCACCGACTTCGTCGACGGCAACGTCGGGGACTACGACTCCCGTGAGGGGAAGATCGAGGGCGCGGTCCGGACCGCGGTCGCGCTGCTGACCGAGGGGGTCGTCGCCGCGCCGATCGAGGGGATCGACCGCGTGGAGCTGTTAGAGAACGACGACGGCACCGAGTTCGTCAACGTCTACTACGCCGGCCCGATCCGCTCTGCGGGCGGGACCGCGCAGGCGCTGTCGGTGCTCGTCGCGGACTACGCCCGGTCGCTGCTCGACGTCGACGAGTACAAGCCACGCGACGTCGAGGTCGAGCGCTACGCCGAGGAGATCGCCCTCTACGACAAGGAGACCGGCCTCCAGTACACCCCGAAGGACAAGGAGTCGAAGTTCATCGCCAAGCACATCCCCGTCATGCTCGACGGGGAGGCGACGAGCGACGAGGAGGTCTCGGGGTTCCGCGATCTGGAACGCGTCGACACGAACTCCGCGCGCGGCGGGATGTGCCTCGTCGCCGCCGAGGGGATCGCGCTGAAGGCCCCGAAGATCCAGCGGTACACCCGCGACCTCGACGAGGTCGACTGGCCGTGGCTCCAGGACCTGATCGACGGGACGATCGGCAAGGACGGCGCGGGCGACGGGGACGCCGCGGACGACGGGGACGCCGACGACGGCGCCGAGGGCGGCGACGGAGACAAGAGCGACGCCGACGCGGCGGACGGCGAGGCCCCCGCCGACGACGGCCCGACCGGCGACGACGCGGACGGACCGCTCCGCGCCGACCCCTCCCAGAAGTTCCTCCGAGACCTCATTGCGGGCCGGCCCGTCTTCACCCACCCGAGCGAAGCCGGCGGGTTCCGGCTCCGCTACGGTCGCGCGCGCAACCACGGCTTCGCGACCGGCGGCGTCCACCCCGCGACGATGCACATCGTCGACGACTTCCTCGCGGCCGGGACGCAGATCAAGACGGAGCGGCCGGGGAAGGCGCACGGCGTCGTCCCCGTCGACTCCATCGAGGGGCCGACGGTCCGGCTCGCGAACGGGGAGGTCCGGCGGATCGACGACCCCGAGGAGGCGAAGGAGGTCCGCAACGGGATCGAGAAGGTGCTCGACTTGGGCGAGTACCTCGTCAACTACGGGGAGTTCGTCGAGAACAACCACCCGCTCGCGCCCGCGTCGTACGCCCCCGAGTGGTGGGTTCAGGAGTTCGAGGCGGCCGGCGCCGACGTTCAGGCCATGGGCGACGATCCCCACGTTGACCTCGAACACCCCGACGTCGACGAGGCGCTTGCGTGGGCGCGCGAGTACGACTGCCCGCTCCACCCCGAGTACACCTACCTCTGGCACGACGTGTCGGTCGAGGCGTTCGAGGCGCTGGCCGACGCGGCCGCCGCGGGCGAGGTCGTCGAGGGCGTCCTCGCGGTTGAGCACACCGACGCGGTTCGGGACGCGCTGGAGTCGCTTTTGATCGAACACGCCGCGACCCCGGACGCGCTCCGGATCCCGACGTGGCGCCCGCTCGCGCGGTCGGTCGGCGTCGACGACGGACTCCGGAAGGGGTGGGGCTCGGACGACCTCTCGACGGCGGCCCGCGAGTACGCCGACGGCGAGAACGCGATCCGCGCGGTCAACGAGGTCGCCCCCTTCGAGGTGCGCGAGCGCGCGCCGACCCGGATCGGCAACCGGATGGGCCGCCCCGAGAAGTCGGAGAGCCGCGATCTCTCCCCCGCGGTCCACACCCTCTTCCCGATCAACGAGGCGGGCGGCCCCCAGCGCGACGTGGCCGAGGCCGCGAACGAGATGGACGACACCGGGCACCGGGGCCGACACGAACTGGAGGTCTCCGATCGGGTCTGCCCCGACTGCGGCGAGCACACCTACGCCGCGCGCTGCCCCGACTGCGAGACGCACACGGAGCCGCACTACGAGTGTAACGACTGCGGCACCGTCTGCGAGCCGGACGAGGCCGGCCGCGTCGAGTGCCCGAACTGCGAGTGGGAGGTGACCGCGGCGAGCTACCAAGAGGTCGACGTCAACGACGCGTACCGCTCCGCGCTGGAGGCGGTCGGCGAGCGCGAGTCCGCCTTCGAGATCCTCAAGGGGGTCCAGGGGCTCACCTCGCGGAATAAGACCCCGGAACCGATCGAGAAGGGCGTCCTCCGCGCGAAGAACGGCGTCACGTCGTTCAAGGACGGGACGGTCCGGTACGACATGACCGACCTCCCGGTCACCGCGGTCAAACCCGAGGAGCTCGACGTCACCGCCGACCACTTCCGCGAGCTGGGGTACGAGACCGATATCGACGGCGAGCCGCTGCGCCACGACGATCAGGTGATCGAACTCCGCGTTCAGGACATCGTCCTCTCGGACGGGGCGGCCGAGCACATGCTCAAGACCGCGGACTTCGTCGACGACCTCCTCGAACAGTTCTACGGGTTGGACCGCTTCTACGAGGTGAACGAGCGCGACGACCTCGTCGGCGAGCTCGTCTTCGGGATGGCGCCGCACACGAGCGCGGCAACTGTCGGGAGAGTAGTAGGTTTCACCTCGGCCGCGGTGGGATACGCTCATCCGTACTTTCACGCCGCCAAGCGGCGGAACTGCTTCCATCCGGAGACGAAGATCTGGTACGAGGACGAGACCGGCAGTTTACGATACGACGAGATCGACGACTTCGTCGAGACGTACCTCGATCAGTCCGACGTCGAGTTCGACGACTTCGGGACCGCAATCGGCGAGTTAGAGGGAGTCGACGGAGAGCTGTCCGTTCCATCGTTGACAGCGGACGGGGAACAGGTTTCTCGGCCGATCGAGGCAGTCAGCAAACATCCTGCTCCCGATCACATGGTGGAGATCCAGACTCGATCTGGTCGCTCGCTCACCATTACCCCAGATCACGAGGTTCACATCTATAATTCTGAACAGGACGAGCTAGTTACAAAAGCAGCGCGGGAGTTGTCTGACACGGATCGGCTTGTAACTCCTCATTCAATTGAGGCCAATGTACAATACGAGACGAAGCAGTTTGATCTTCTTAAAGAGTTCATTTCGGTTGATGAAGTGCCGAACGACCGCCTGATGGTAAAAGGCTTACAGAAAGAACGCCTCTACGATCTGTTTGAGAGCACCTTTGCTGACGCGTGGGACGGCCCATTTTATCCGCTTCAGAGTATGACTAAAATATTTGAGACGAACAAGAAGACGCTAAGCAATTATCTCTATCGGGAAAGCTTCCCGGTTGCGTACCTTCAGCAGTGCTTCGACTCGGTCGATGGTCTCCTTGAGTTCGTACCCGACGATGCTTCTCTCGGAATCAAACGCGACCGAACGGAGATTGATCGGTTCCTCAAAATAAACGAATCAGTTGCCACTCTACTCGGGTACTACGCGGCAGAGGGATTCACCCGTGAGCAACAGACTCCAAAGGGAATAATCCACCAAACGACAATCTGTGGAACCGAGACAGAAGCTCGTCAGTTCTTCCTCGATACGCTTGTTGAGGAGTTCGGTGTGGATCCCTACGAAGAAAATCACGCCAAAGTCACCGTTTCCGGTCGACTAATCCGGATCCTCTTTGACACGGTACTTGACGCTGGGATCTCTGCCGACACAAAACGAGTTCCGAGCCCCATATTCGACGCATCCGACGAGATCACCTCCGCATATCTCTCAGGGTATTTCAGTGGCGATGGATCTGTTGAATCCAACGGTATTGGAGTACGTGCGACAACAATTAGTACGGAACTCAAAACGGATCTAATAGCATTACTAACACGAATCGGAATCAAAGCGAGGGTGAGAGAACCAGACAGAACGCTGCTACGCGATAGATTCCCAGAGTTCTACGATGATGACGATGAGACGCTAATGGCTCAATCCTACGAGATTACTGTTTCGTCTGTAGACGCCGTTCGATTTTCTGAACAGGTCGACATCCATCTAACTCGCAAGCAGACACAACTCGAAAATAGTATTTCAAATTATAACACTCAGGGATCCCGTGTGTTCGATGGTGGATCCGATGTATTCCATCTTGACGAAATCTCACAAATCGAATTAATTGAATCTGAATGCCAGCATGTCTACTGTCTTTCTGTGGAGGGAACCCATTCATTGATCTCAAATGATATATCATCTAAGCAATGTGACGGCGACGAGGACTGTGTGATGCTCCTCATGGACGGACTTCTCAACTTCTCGAAAGAATTCCTGCCGGACCAGCGCGGCGGGCGAATGGACGCGCCGCTGGTGATGTCCTCGCGGATCGACCCCTCGGAGATCGACGACGAGGCGCACAACGTCGACATCGTGCGGGAGTACCCGCTGGAGCTGTACGAGGCGTCGCGCGAGCTGGCCGACCCGGAGGAAGTCGAGGACTTGATCCAGATCGGCGAGGACACCCTCGGGACCGACGGCGAGTACCACGGGTTCGACCACACCCACGACACGACGGACATCGCGATGGGGCCGGATCTGTCGGCGTACAAGACGCTGGGCGACATGATGGAGAAGATGGACGCACAGCTGGAGCTGGCCCGGAAGCTCCGCGCGGTCGACGAGACGGACGTGGCCGAGCGCGTGATCGAATACCACTTCCTGCCGGACATCATCGGGAACCTCCGGGCGTTCTCGCGACAGGAGACGCGCTGTCTCGACTGCGGCGAGAAGTACCGCCGGATGCCGCTAACGGGCGAGTGCCGCGAGTGCGGCGGCCGCGTGAACCTCACGGTCCACGAGGGGTCGGTGAGCAAGTACGTCGACACCGCCATCGAGGTGGCCGAGCGGTTCGACTGCCGGCCCTACACGAAACAGCGGTTGAAGGTGTTAGAACAGTCGCTGGAGTCTATCTTCGAGGACGACACGAACAAGCAGTCCGGCATCGCGGACTTCATGTGA